GGCGAGGACGAGATAAAGCCGGACCTATCAATTCGGTCGCCGAGGATGACGCCGGCCACGGCCACGATGCCGAAACGTCGGACCGCGACTCACACCATGCAGACGAATGGTGACGGTCGTGCCTTCACCGGGGGCGCTGCCGATTGCAATGGCTCCCCCGTGTTCCTCGACGATTTTCTTGACGCTGGAGAGACCCAGTCCGGTTCCCGAGCGCTTGGTGGTGAAAAAGGGCTCGAAGACTTTGTCGACGATTTCAGCCGGGATGGGGACTCCGTCATTCTGGATGAGAATCTGAACCTCGAGCCCTCGTCCGGCTCGATGTTGGGTGACCTGAATATGGAGATGGCCGCCGGGAGACATGGCTTCGCAGGCGTTCCGGAAGATGCTCAAGAACGCCTGTTGGAGCTTGGCCTCATCGCCGCGCACGGGCGCGATGACATTGGCGTAGTCTTTGGTGACTTGGATACGGGTCGCTTCCAGATCGGTTCCGACCACCACGAGCGCGCTCTCGAGCACCTCCGGAATACGGCATAAATGACGACTGAGTTCCATCGGCTTCGCGTAGTCGAGGATCTCGTTCAGGATCGCTTCGATGCGGATCAAGTCCCGCATCGCATTTTCGACGCGTGTCTGAGGGTCGAAGTCGAGGATTCCTTCACCGGTTACTTCCTCGAGTTGCGATCGAATGGACGCGAGGGGCTCACGGATTTCAGTCGCCAAGAAGGCGCTGAACTCGCCGATCGCGGCCTGACGTTCTTGTTTTCGAATAATGGGTTCGGACGGGACGGCCACAGGCAGTTGGAGGCTCGGTGTTCCGACGTCGGTCGCCGGGGAAGGAGCGGCAGCCTGCGGCGCAGGTGACTGTAAGACCTCCGAGAGTTTGAGGATAATGGGCTCCAGCGTCCGGGCATCGGTGGTCTGATACCGTTGTGGGTCTTTCGACCCCAACGTAAGCGTCCCGCCGACCTGGCCTTTGACGAAGAAGGGAACGACGAGCGACGACTGAAACAGGTCCTTGAAGAGATGTTTATGATCGAGAAAACGTCCCTGGGTAGAAGCCAGATCGTGATCCACACGAGGCTTGCGATGGCGGACGGCCCATCCCGCCGCCGAACCGTCGAGCGTCAGGCGCTGCCCGGGTTTTAAATCTTTCTTGGCGTCCTTTGGGTCTGCTTTCACGTCGCCGGTGATTCCCAATACCTCGACATTTCCGGCCAGTGGATCATAGTAGCAAGCCCAGGCGCGGTCATATGTCACGTATTGGTCAGCCTCGCCCAAGACCGCCTCGATCCTTTCTTGAAGCTCAGGTGAAAAATGCTTGGTCATGGGAGGAAACAGGTCCGCTCCGGTTTGCTGCGGAGAAGCCGGTTCCTGAGTGATGTACGAACGACTCAACACCACGTTGCTATTGAAGAGTCCTTCGCGGTCCAGCGCCTTGGTCATGTCATCGCACATCTGCTCCAGGTGGAATTTGTCTTTCTTGGAGAATGCCGCAGCCTCTTTCCGTCCGATGACCAGGCAACCGTAGACGCTATTGAAGTGGCGAAGCGGGACGGCCAGCAGGGATTTTGCCCCGGGAGTAATCAACCGCAGGCGGATGGCACGCCCACCATCCTGATCTTGGACAGGCGGGGTCAAGGCCGCGGCGCGTTGCGTCGAGAGGGTACGGAGAATGGCTTGGACATCTCTCGGCGTGAACCCCCGCGACGCATGTTCAACGAGTGGCCCGTTCTCTTGATGAAAGACGGCCGCCAAGGCGGCATCCGTGCCGATGTCGTTCAACGCGGTATTCAACGTCCGTTGAAGGTGCGTTTCAGGGGACGACTTTGTTTGAGGAATCGAACTGGTCATACGGTCACGTGCGAGCGGGTGCATTGTAGCCGGAACATCGGCGAATAGCTACAGCCTCGCAGGACTGTCGCAACGGTTTGACGTGAATGGTCGGGCGGTTCAATCCGGGTTGATGATTCTTGGAGGACGACGCGGTTCGTCCGGAAGTTCCGTGAGAGTCCGCCGGTCGACGGTCCAGCTGTTGAGGACGGTCGTGACCAGGCTGATGATCAACGCGCCTCCGACGGCGGGCCAGAATCCTGAAACGGTGAACCCTTTCACCAGGAACGCCGTGAATTCCAACAGCAGCGCGTTCAAGACCACGAGGAAAAGTCCGAGCGTAAACACGATCAGCGGTAAGGTGAGCAGGAAAAGAATAGGCCGAAAGATGACGTTGAGGAAGGTAAGGACCAAGACCGCTGCGATGCCGGCCATCAGTCCGTCTGCATCCAAGCCGGGGACAATCGAAATCGCCAAGAATACCGCAATTCCCGTGATGAGGACGCGCATGAGAGCATGGCGCGCTCCTCCGTGGAACGGCGACTCGTGTACGGCTCTCTCAAAGCGAATCGTCGGCATCGCCTACCGAGGTGGTGAGGTAGTCTTTACGGGTGAATAATGAACCACTGTTGCGGACAACTTCTTGGTCTTGTCGTCTTTGGTGGCCTCAATGATGACACGGTCGTCCACGCCGGGCGGGTCGCTCGATTGAGGGTCGAGCTTGTTCCTGAACTTCACCTGCTTGCTGAGCAGGACTGAGACGATCGGTCCCTTGGCTGTTTTGACCTCGACGTGCGTCGCATCGATGGCCGTCACAATGCCTAACACATGAAGGTCTGTGTCGGCAGCCAGGACGGTGCTAGGCAATGCACAGGCCACCAACAGGATCACGCAGCTTCTGATCAGATCGTCAAAGTTCTTTAACATCTCAACGACTAGTGATGGTGCTCGGAGCCTTCGTGAAGAGCCTTGGGGTTCATCGACTGCATGCGCTCCAGTTCCTCGTGGGTCAGGTGCGGCAAATGCCGTATGAAATGCACCAACTTCCAGCTTCCTCTATCCTTATCCAAGTCGCCTTCCGCCCAGGCCGGCATCGCTGTGAAGCGGATGCCATTACGAATGATAAAGAACAGTTCACCGTCGGACATCGATTGTATCTCTTGGCGGCGCAGGTCCGGTACTCTTGGGTACACGTCTTTACCGATCTGTGTCTCACCGCTGCCGTCATTGGCATGGCAACCGGCGCAATGGTCGGCAAAATGATCAAGCCCTTCAATCAACACGGTTGGACTCATGGGAACAGGATTGGGCATGTTGCCGACCGCCTTTGGAATAGCAAAACGGCGAAATTGTCGTACCATGGTTACTTCAAGCGGAGGCGGTTCAACCCTGGCGCTGAAGCCGCTCGCATACAGTCCATATCCCAGCCAGAGCGTTCCGCTGAGCGACAAGAGTCCCGCTATAGCCAGTAGTGACAATAGAATCTTGAGCATATGAGAAAACCTGTCTTGTCACTCTACCAACTCCGCAAAGTGAATACCACCCATTCAGCAAGCGGCGGCCATTAATTGGCCCGAGTCAGCCGAACGATCAAGATGAGCAAGACAGGCAGATGCATCAGCACACCGCTCATTCCCATAAAGGATTCCCCGATCCAGAACGTCAGGCTGAGGTTAAAGGCCAAGACTCCATAATACAGACCGACACCCAGTAACAGCCGTTGTGTAATCGGAGAAGGCGATGAAATGGGAGGGAGTCGTCGGT
The nucleotide sequence above comes from Nitrospira sp.. Encoded proteins:
- a CDS encoding ATP-binding protein; protein product: MTSSIPQTKSSPETHLQRTLNTALNDIGTDAALAAVFHQENGPLVEHASRGFTPRDVQAILRTLSTQRAAALTPPVQDQDGGRAIRLRLITPGAKSLLAVPLRHFNSVYGCLVIGRKEAAAFSKKDKFHLEQMCDDMTKALDREGLFNSNVVLSRSYITQEPASPQQTGADLFPPMTKHFSPELQERIEAVLGEADQYVTYDRAWACYYDPLAGNVEVLGITGDVKADPKDAKKDLKPGQRLTLDGSAAGWAVRHRKPRVDHDLASTQGRFLDHKHLFKDLFQSSLVVPFFVKGQVGGTLTLGSKDPQRYQTTDARTLEPIILKLSEVLQSPAPQAAAPSPATDVGTPSLQLPVAVPSEPIIRKQERQAAIGEFSAFLATEIREPLASIRSQLEEVTGEGILDFDPQTRVENAMRDLIRIEAILNEILDYAKPMELSRHLCRIPEVLESALVVVGTDLEATRIQVTKDYANVIAPVRGDEAKLQQAFLSIFRNACEAMSPGGHLHIQVTQHRAGRGLEVQILIQNDGVPIPAEIVDKVFEPFFTTKRSGTGLGLSSVKKIVEEHGGAIAIGSAPGEGTTVTIRLHGVSRGPTFRHRGRGRRHPRRPN
- a CDS encoding phage holin family protein; this encodes MRVLITGIAVFLAISIVPGLDADGLMAGIAAVLVLTFLNVIFRPILFLLTLPLIVFTLGLFLVVLNALLLEFTAFLVKGFTVSGFWPAVGGALIISLVTTVLNSWTVDRRTLTELPDEPRRPPRIINPD
- a CDS encoding c-type cytochrome, encoding MLKILLSLLAIAGLLSLSGTLWLGYGLYASGFSARVEPPPLEVTMVRQFRRFAIPKAVGNMPNPVPMSPTVLIEGLDHFADHCAGCHANDGSGETQIGKDVYPRVPDLRRQEIQSMSDGELFFIIRNGIRFTAMPAWAEGDLDKDRGSWKLVHFIRHLPHLTHEELERMQSMNPKALHEGSEHHH